From Ascaphus truei isolate aAscTru1 chromosome 20, aAscTru1.hap1, whole genome shotgun sequence, one genomic window encodes:
- the LOC142471266 gene encoding LOW QUALITY PROTEIN: E3 ubiquitin/ISG15 ligase TRIM25-like (The sequence of the model RefSeq protein was modified relative to this genomic sequence to represent the inferred CDS: inserted 1 base in 1 codon) has protein sequence MASAGLREELTCPICLSIYTQPVTLRCGHNFCQGCIGSVWDSQEGSGLYTCPECRAEFQERPALQRNLKLCNIAERFLSTQPEQEEGVIFCTYCVTSSVPAAKTCLLCDASLCDIHLERHSKSEEHVLTEPTTSLKNRKCPVHKEILKYYCTEDAACICVSCCLVGEHMGHQVESLNEASEKKKVKLRHVLEKLTSVREETEKRAQSLQGQKREVQEKAAGVTDRVTALIRDIREQLEVLEKQVLSEITRWEEQVSLRVSDLIQQLEIKKDELSRKMLHIEELCNITDPLTVLQGRESDNAEDRERGGNKVPAVGDLDEVLIPLTLQRLADIVTDLIAKSGFCVQGDSGILLDVNTAANDVSVSGDLKTASCSVTDQLRPNTPERFESYQVLSSRSFSSGQHYWEVEISKSGHRRVGISYPSIERKGRQSLIGHNKKSWGLFVWDNNHLVIHDSILTRIYPESPSPRLGIYLDYEAGRLSFYQLCDPXQTLTHRHCHLH, from the exons ATGGCGTCTGCTGGTCTGAGAGAGGAGCTAACCTGCCCCATCTGCCTGAGCATTTATACCCAGCCTGTAACGCTGAGATGTGGGCATAACTTCTGCCAGGGCTGTATTGGGAgtgtgtgggattcccaggagggATCTGGACTTTATACCTGTCCTGAATGCAGAGCAGAGTTTCAGGAGCGTCCtgcactgcagaggaacctgaAGCTGTGTAACATAGCGGAGCGTTTCCTTTCTACTCAGCCggagcaggaggagggtgtgATCTTCTGCACTTACTGTGTTACCTCCTCTGTACCTGCTGCTAAAACATGTCTGCTGTGTGACGCCTCCCTGTGTGATATTCACCTAGAGAGACACAGCAAGTCAGAGGAACACGTCTTAACTGAGCCAACCACTTCCTTAAAGAACAGGAAATGTCCCGTCCACAAGGAGATCCTGAAGTATTACTGCACTGAGGATGctgcctgtatctgtgtgtcctgctgcctGGTCGGAGAGCACATGGGACACCAGGTGGAGTCACTGAATGAGGCCTCTGAGAAGAAGAAGGTGAAACTGAGACATGTTCTGGAGAAACTGACCTCAGTGAGAGAGGAGACTGAGAAAAGGGCCCAGAGTCTGCAGGGACAGAAGAGAGAAGTGCAAGAGAAAGCAGCCGGGGTAACAGACCGAGTCACTGCCCTGATTAGGGACATCAGGGAACAGCTGGAAGTCCTAGAGAAGCAAGTCCTGAGTGAGATCACCAGGTGGGAAGAGCAGGTTTCTCTCCGAGTCTCTGATCTAATCCAGCAGCTGGAAATAAAGAAGGACGAGCTGTCCAGGAAGATGCTTCACATTGAGGAGCTGTGCAACATCACTGATCCACTAACTGTCTTACAGGGACGGGAGTCAGACAATgctgaggacagagagagagggggtaataaGGTCCCTGCTGTAGGGGATTTGGATGAGGTTCTGATCCCACTGACCTTACAGAGATTAGCTGATATTGTGACTGATCTAATAGCAAAGAGCGGGTTCTGTGTGCAGGGGGATTCAGGCATATTACTGGATGTAAATACAGCTGCTAATGATGTATCTGTATCAGGTGACCTGAAAACTGCATCCTGCTCAGTAACAGACCAGTTACGCCCAAATACACCAGAGAGATTTGAGAGTTATCAGGTTTTAAGCAGCAGGAGTTTTTCCTCAGGACAACATTACTGGGAAGTGGAGATCAGTAAATCAGGGCACAGGAGAGTAGGGATTTCCTATCCCAGTATAGAAAGGAAAGGACGTCAGTCCCTCATAGGACATAATAAGAAGTCCTGGGGTTTGTTCGTGTGGGATAATAATCATTTAGTGATACATGACTCAATACTAACACGGATATATCCCGAGTCTCCCTCGCCGAGATTAGGAATATACCTGGACTATGAGGCTGGGCGGCTGTCCTTTTATCAGCTGTGTGACC atcagacacttacacaccgtCACTGCCACCTTCACTGA